The sequence below is a genomic window from Nitrospirota bacterium.
AATAACGGCTGCAATAAAAACCATAACGGCCCCAGGATGGTCTGCTTGTAGATGGCGACAAAATCCCGTCTGACAAATAGGAGGATTAAATCACGGTAATTCCATAATCCGGGCAGGTCAATATCAAACCAGCCCCTGCGGGAGCGGATTACCGAGGTCCATTGTTCATTTTCCTGTTCGGTTACTAAACCCATACGGTATTATGTTTAATTGCTGAACTGGTAAACTGGCTTCAAAGTATGCATTTACTTAAATATAGCCTTTAACTCCATCTTAAATCCCTTCAAAATCTGAGACTCAAGGGTGTCTGCCTCTTCAAGGGTCTTATGAAGCTGGTAGGTTTTATCTTTAAGGATGTGAATATCTATAGTCTTTTCTCCAGGCACTACAATCCAGTACTCCTTAACACCAAACCTCGCATATAGTTTCTTCTTTTGTATAAGGTCCCGGTAGGCATTGCTTTCTGAAAGTATTTCAATTACAAGATCAGGTGCACCCTGCAAATTCTTATCTCCTATAATATTCGATCTTTCCTTTGAGACAAACAGAATATCTGGTTGGACTACATTTTCATCATCAAAATGTACATCATACGGGGCATAAAAAATTTCTCCAAGGTCATTCTCTGTTACAAACTTTTCAAGTAAAAATTCAATTTTTCTTGATATCCTTTGATGATTTGTTATGGGTGATGGGGTCATAAGTAAATCTCCTTCTATAAGCTCATATCTCACATCATCAGGCGTTTTAAGATAATCATCGTATGTATATTTT
It includes:
- a CDS encoding Uma2 family endonuclease, with amino-acid sequence MATSTIEKKKYTYDDYLKTPDDVRYELIEGDLLMTPSPITNHQRISRKIEFLLEKFVTENDLGEIFYAPYDVHFDDENVVQPDILFVSKERSNIIGDKNLQGAPDLVIEILSESNAYRDLIQKKKLYARFGVKEYWIVVPGEKTIDIHILKDKTYQLHKTLEEADTLESQILKGFKMELKAIFK